In Zygosaccharomyces rouxii strain CBS732 chromosome D complete sequence, one DNA window encodes the following:
- the HER2 gene encoding glutamyl-tRNA(Gln) amidotransferase subunit HER2 (similar to uniprot|Q03557 Saccharomyces cerevisiae YMR293C Uncharacterized ORF), producing MGSKTALRRIQLIPELQKKYNIFTHIDNSAAEKVLPDDSANSNAPLSHLVAGIKDNIVTKDMPTTCGSKILLDYMSPFDATCVKLLRDAGALLVGKTNLDEFGMGSTGIHSYFGPVRNPLFPNENAVAGGSSSGSAAAVAAGATDFALGTDTGGSVRLPAAYTSTLGFKPSYGRISRFGVIAYAQSLDTVGILAKDLSVLRKVFGVLDKYDERDPTSLSNKLRDAISDRRVKRSTYRIGIPKEFVQGSMAKELMEPLSNFLEKLMKQGHELYPVSMPSMKFALPVYFTISPAEAASNLARFDGIRYGTRSEKGDLEDGTLFSPTRDAFGQVVKDRMVLGNYNLCSEAFKDSYIRAQRLRVKTIDEFDSIFRFPNLLTGSKGNDAGLDLILGLTNDGPPQSIDHYHEEKVSSPINEYKNDIFVTPMSLAGLPVISFPLKRDAPLGVQFAGQYGDDSTVLDACSLLVDNDN from the coding sequence ATGGGCTCAAAGACAGCTCTACGACGCATTCAGTTAATTCCTGAGCTTCAAAAGAAGTATAATATCTTTACACACATTGATAATTCAGCAGCTGAGAAAGTTTTACCAGATGATAGTGCTAACTCCAATGCGCCGCTATCGCACCTAGTTGCCGGTATTAAGGACAATATTGTCACTAAGGATATGCCTACTACATGTGGGTCAAAGATTTTACTTGATTATATGTCTCCATTTGACGCTACTTGTGTCAAACTGCTTCGAGATGCTGGTGCCTTACTAGTCGGTAAGACAAATTTAGATGAATTTGGTATGGGATCAACAGGAATTCATTCCTACTTTGGTCCTGTTAGGAATCCACTTTTCCCAAATGAAAATGCAGTTGCTGGtggatcttcttctggttcAGCTGCAGCAGTAGCTGCTGGTGCTACTGATTTTGCTCTAGGTACCGATACTGGTGGTTCAGTGAGACTACCAGCAGCGTATACATCTACACTGGGTTTCAAACCCTCCTATGGAAGAATTTCGAGGTTTGGTGTCATTGCATATGCTCAGTCTTTAGATACAGTAGGGATTCTAGCTAAAGACCTTTCAGTGTTGAGAAAAGTGTTTGGAGTCTTGGATAAATACGACGAAAGGGATCCCACTTCATTGAGCAATAAGCTAAGGGATGCTATTTCTGACCGTCGTGTTAAAAGAAGTACTTatagaattggaattccCAAAGAATTTGTGCAGGGTTCGATGGCAAAGGAACTAATGGAACCACTCTCCAATTtccttgaaaaattgatgaaacaAGGACACGAACTGTACCCAGTTTCTATGCcatcaatgaaatttgCACTACCGGTTTATTTCACGATATCACCTGCAGAGGCTGCTTCTAACTTAGCTCGTTTTGATGGTATTAGATATGGTACAAGAAGTGAAAAGGGtgatttagaagatggGACACTCTTTTCTCCTACAAGGGATGCATTTGGACAGGTAGTCAAAGATAGAATGGTCTTGGGAAATTACAATTTATGTTCAGAAGCATTTAAGGATAGTTATATTAGAGCGCAACGCCTAAGAGTGAAGACGATTGATGAGTTCGATAGTATATTTAGATTCCCAAATTTACTAACGGGTTCAAAAGGCAACGACGCTGGTTTGGATCTCATCTTAGGTCTAACTAATGATGGTCCACCacaatcaattgatcactACCATGAGGAAAAAGTAAGTTCTCCTATCAATGAATAcaaaaatgatatttttgTTACCCCAATGTCGCTGGCAGGATTACCagtaatttcttttccattGAAGAGGGATGCACCTCTGGGAGTTCAATTTGCTGGCCAATACGGTGATGATTCAACCGTCTTGGATGCTTGTTCACTTCTTGTAGATAACGATAATTGA